From a region of the Gordonia sp. PP30 genome:
- a CDS encoding nucleosidase, whose product MAGASDAAGDVGASGATDGVLVVAATRAEAAHVPGGAEVLITGLGKVRSATALATRLAAAPGRYRRVVNIGTAGALHPHHGGLYVPSTVIEHDISARELSALGYPVRDTWRLPGGDGSVLATGDTFVTDDVVRTALAARADLVDMEAAALVHVCGEFGVPIRLVKVVSDYADDAAMDWPSAIDAAARLLGEWLTGTGFGALAENDFA is encoded by the coding sequence ATGGCCGGGGCGAGCGACGCGGCGGGGGATGTCGGGGCGAGCGGAGCGACCGACGGCGTGCTGGTGGTCGCGGCCACCCGGGCGGAGGCCGCGCATGTGCCGGGTGGCGCCGAGGTCCTGATCACCGGTCTGGGCAAGGTGCGTTCGGCGACGGCGCTGGCGACGCGTCTCGCCGCCGCGCCCGGTCGTTACCGCCGGGTGGTGAACATCGGTACGGCCGGAGCCCTGCACCCGCACCACGGCGGTCTGTACGTGCCGTCGACGGTGATCGAGCACGACATCTCCGCCCGTGAACTCTCGGCCCTCGGCTACCCGGTCCGCGACACCTGGCGCCTGCCCGGCGGCGACGGATCGGTACTCGCCACGGGTGACACCTTCGTCACCGACGACGTCGTGCGCACCGCCCTCGCGGCGCGCGCCGATCTGGTCGACATGGAGGCCGCGGCTCTGGTCCACGTCTGCGGCGAGTTCGGGGTGCCGATCCGGCTGGTGAAGGTCGTGAGCGACTACGCCGATGATGCGGCGATGGACTGGCCGTCCGCGATCGACGCCGCGGCCCGACTACTGGGGGAGTGGCTCACCGGGACCGGTTTCGGCGCCCTGGCCGAGAACGACTTCGCGTAA
- a CDS encoding SDR family oxidoreductase, with product MGLPLPSLKTLRDLVYMPTPVPSFRGRTVLITGAASGIGRATAFEVARQGGALVLTDVQTGALDQVVAAIKDDGGTVLYHRAGDVSDYDWVAAFARDVAAEVGVMDVVMNVAGVSAWGTVETLQHRQWRRMVDINLMGPIHIIECFVPPMVRRGTGGQLVNVSSAAGLLALPWHAAYSASKFGIRGVSEVLRFDLRRHGIGVSLVCPGGVATPLVDTVEIAGLDRDNPAIQKQIQGFHKIAVTPESAAKSICKGVVRNKFMVYTSFDTRFGYWWARKFALPYEIVMRIANNRFDYLQRLSAVSDPATGDAGSQASAPAGNRD from the coding sequence ATGGGCTTGCCACTGCCGTCTCTGAAGACCCTCCGCGACCTCGTGTACATGCCGACCCCGGTGCCGAGTTTCCGAGGCCGCACCGTACTGATCACCGGGGCCGCCAGCGGTATCGGCCGGGCGACGGCGTTCGAGGTGGCCCGGCAGGGCGGTGCGCTGGTGCTCACCGATGTGCAGACCGGCGCGCTGGACCAAGTGGTCGCCGCGATCAAGGACGACGGCGGCACGGTGCTGTACCACCGCGCGGGTGACGTGTCCGACTACGACTGGGTCGCCGCCTTCGCGCGTGACGTGGCGGCCGAGGTCGGCGTCATGGATGTGGTGATGAACGTCGCCGGGGTGTCGGCGTGGGGCACCGTCGAGACGTTGCAGCACCGGCAGTGGCGTCGGATGGTCGACATCAATCTGATGGGCCCGATCCACATCATCGAGTGCTTCGTACCGCCGATGGTGCGCCGCGGCACCGGTGGGCAGCTGGTCAACGTGTCGTCGGCGGCCGGGCTGCTGGCCCTGCCCTGGCACGCGGCGTACAGTGCTTCCAAATTCGGTATCCGCGGGGTCTCCGAGGTGCTGCGGTTCGATCTGCGCAGGCACGGTATCGGTGTCAGTCTGGTCTGCCCGGGCGGGGTGGCCACGCCGCTGGTCGACACCGTCGAGATCGCCGGCCTGGACCGCGACAACCCGGCGATCCAGAAGCAGATCCAGGGCTTCCACAAGATCGCCGTGACACCCGAGTCCGCGGCCAAGTCGATCTGCAAGGGCGTGGTGCGCAACAAGTTCATGGTCTACACCTCGTTCGACACCCGTTTCGGCTACTGGTGGGCGCGCAAGTTCGCGCTGCCCTACGAGATCGTCATGCGGATCGCGAACAACCGGTTCGACTACCTTCAGCGGCTCAGTGCGGTGAGTGACCCGGCGACCGGTGACGCGGGCTCGCAGGCGTCGGCGCCCGCCGGCAATCGCGACTGA
- a CDS encoding N-acetylmuramoyl-L-alanine amidase: MSVLSVRRRARTLMCVAATGVLATGAVVAPAAADPAAPTPAAGSLTGRTVFLDPGHQGGTDGHSLTKQVPDGRGGTKDCQTTGATAVTGMTEHTINWNVAQLVKAGLEREGAKVILSRNNDTGWGGCVDERAAAASASGADLAVSLHADSTSAGADAGKSGFHLIVPALPVPDATVTSVQGGRGRQATEAMRDALKRANFTPANYGGIADGIQTRSDIAGANLTKVPLVFLEMGNLSNPAEARELSSAAGDTRYAMAVTNGITSYLSTAPAPNPVPLAPGEGTGADTGASDMSDLAALSAVGPLIEQLSKASSLAEAESILAAQGSDVSSQVLKAMLAVVYAVFGGKLPI; the protein is encoded by the coding sequence ATGTCTGTACTCTCTGTCCGTCGTCGTGCCCGCACGCTGATGTGCGTCGCGGCGACCGGCGTGCTCGCGACCGGTGCCGTCGTCGCCCCGGCCGCGGCCGACCCCGCCGCACCGACGCCCGCCGCCGGTTCGCTGACGGGCCGCACGGTGTTTCTCGATCCCGGGCACCAGGGCGGGACCGACGGGCATTCGCTGACCAAGCAGGTGCCGGACGGTCGCGGTGGGACCAAGGACTGCCAGACCACCGGCGCGACCGCGGTGACCGGCATGACCGAACACACCATCAACTGGAACGTCGCGCAGCTGGTCAAGGCCGGGCTGGAACGCGAGGGCGCCAAGGTGATCCTGAGCCGCAACAACGACACCGGCTGGGGTGGCTGCGTCGATGAGCGCGCCGCGGCGGCGAGCGCGTCCGGCGCCGATCTCGCCGTCAGCCTGCACGCGGATTCGACCAGTGCCGGGGCCGACGCCGGGAAGTCCGGTTTCCATCTGATCGTGCCGGCCCTGCCGGTGCCGGACGCGACGGTGACATCGGTGCAGGGTGGCCGGGGACGCCAGGCGACCGAGGCGATGCGCGATGCCCTCAAGCGCGCGAACTTCACCCCGGCGAACTACGGCGGTATCGCCGACGGCATCCAGACGCGCAGCGACATCGCCGGCGCCAACCTGACCAAGGTGCCGCTCGTCTTCCTCGAGATGGGCAATCTCTCGAACCCGGCCGAGGCCCGCGAGCTGTCGTCGGCGGCGGGCGACACCCGCTATGCGATGGCGGTGACCAACGGCATCACGAGTTACCTGTCGACCGCCCCGGCGCCGAACCCGGTTCCGCTCGCCCCCGGCGAGGGCACGGGCGCCGACACCGGTGCGAGCGACATGTCCGATCTCGCCGCCCTCTCGGCGGTCGGTCCGCTGATCGAGCAGCTCTCGAAGGCGTCGAGCCTCGCCGAAGCGGAATCGATCCTGGCCGCGCAGGGCTCGGACGTCTCGTCGCAGGTCCTCAAGGCGATGCTCGCCGTCGTGTACGCCGTTTTCGGCGGGAAGTTGCCGATCTGA
- a CDS encoding GTP-binding protein, translated as MSGAAVRPVPVVILAGFLGAGKTTLLNHLLRHADGRRFGVLVNDFGAVNIDALLVSGRSAGTLNLTNGCICCTTDADGLGEALAELAASGVDAIVIEASGIAEPRALVRMVLAARDERVAYGGLIYVVDLPQLAATLDAHPAVAEHIAIADLVVGNKADLVSAGELEATGARLAALNPTAPMLPVVGGAIDPGLLVESSGVSADDGPRQLTIGDLLIEHDDHHGHHEHLHDAFESVALDDPRPVDPRRLAHFLERPPAGAYRCKGLAFVDLPGHRGHAYEVHAVGGFVRVGVRQWPAGEPRTSLVVIGAGLDTEAARIALDDVLTPADPGDEHGILHLTRHVVTAD; from the coding sequence GTGAGCGGGGCCGCCGTCCGGCCGGTTCCGGTGGTGATTCTCGCGGGTTTCCTCGGGGCGGGGAAGACGACGCTGCTGAACCATCTCCTGCGGCACGCCGACGGGCGGCGCTTCGGCGTGCTGGTGAACGATTTCGGTGCGGTCAACATCGACGCGCTCCTGGTGTCGGGCCGGTCGGCGGGGACGCTGAACCTCACCAACGGCTGCATCTGCTGCACCACCGACGCCGACGGGCTGGGGGAGGCGCTCGCCGAGCTGGCGGCGTCCGGGGTCGACGCGATCGTGATCGAGGCGAGCGGCATCGCGGAGCCGCGAGCGCTGGTCCGGATGGTGCTGGCCGCGCGGGACGAGCGGGTCGCCTACGGCGGGCTGATCTACGTCGTCGACCTGCCGCAGCTGGCCGCCACGCTCGACGCCCATCCGGCGGTGGCCGAGCACATCGCGATCGCGGATCTGGTGGTGGGCAACAAGGCCGACCTGGTCTCCGCGGGAGAACTGGAGGCGACCGGTGCACGACTCGCCGCGCTCAATCCGACGGCGCCGATGCTGCCGGTGGTCGGCGGCGCCATCGATCCCGGACTGCTCGTCGAATCGTCGGGGGTGTCGGCCGACGACGGGCCGCGGCAGCTCACCATCGGCGACCTGTTGATCGAGCACGACGACCATCACGGACACCACGAGCACCTGCACGACGCGTTCGAATCGGTCGCGCTCGACGACCCGCGGCCGGTCGACCCGCGCCGGCTCGCCCACTTCTTGGAACGCCCGCCCGCCGGCGCCTATCGCTGCAAAGGCCTGGCGTTCGTCGACCTTCCCGGCCACCGCGGCCACGCCTATGAAGTACATGCGGTCGGCGGCTTCGTTCGGGTCGGCGTGCGACAGTGGCCGGCGGGCGAGCCGCGGACGTCATTGGTGGTGATCGGTGCCGGACTCGACACCGAGGCCGCGCGGATCGCGCTCGACGATGTGCTGACGCCCGCCGACCCCGGGGACGAGCACGGGATCCTGCATCTGACCCGGCACGTGGTCACAGCCGACTAA
- a CDS encoding rhodanese-related sulfurtransferase, with protein MATPKIVLFYVFTPLPDPEAIRLWQLAVAESLGLRGRIIVSPHGINATVGGDLPDVKRYVRATRGYGPFADADIKWSPGTGADFPRLSVKVRSEIVTFGVPDEVRVDADGVIGGGPRLSPEQVHRLIEERGDEVVFLDGRNAIEAEIGRFAGAVVPPVTTTRDFVPLIDSGALDHLKDRPLVTYCTGGVRCEVLTALLRNRGFGEVYQLDGGIVRYGERYRDDGLWQGSLYVFDERMSIDFSPRAAVIGKCAECGSPTNRIANHPDRLGRDLAVLCASCRPVSA; from the coding sequence GTGGCTACTCCCAAGATCGTGCTCTTCTACGTGTTCACGCCACTCCCGGACCCCGAGGCGATCCGCCTGTGGCAGCTCGCGGTTGCCGAGTCGCTGGGATTGCGCGGCAGGATCATCGTGTCACCTCATGGGATCAACGCGACAGTGGGTGGCGATCTGCCCGACGTCAAACGCTATGTGCGAGCGACACGAGGTTACGGTCCGTTCGCCGATGCGGACATCAAATGGTCGCCGGGAACGGGTGCGGATTTCCCGCGGCTCAGCGTCAAGGTCCGCTCGGAGATCGTCACTTTCGGCGTGCCGGACGAGGTGCGGGTCGACGCCGATGGCGTGATCGGTGGCGGTCCGCGGCTGTCGCCCGAACAAGTGCACCGGCTGATCGAGGAACGCGGTGACGAGGTCGTATTCCTGGACGGCCGAAATGCGATAGAAGCGGAGATCGGCCGATTCGCCGGGGCGGTGGTTCCGCCGGTGACCACCACCCGCGATTTCGTGCCGCTGATCGATAGCGGCGCCTTGGATCATCTGAAGGACCGGCCGCTGGTGACGTACTGCACCGGGGGCGTCCGCTGTGAAGTCCTCACCGCGTTGCTGCGCAATCGTGGTTTCGGGGAGGTGTATCAGCTCGACGGCGGGATCGTCCGCTACGGCGAGCGGTATCGCGACGACGGTCTCTGGCAGGGATCGCTCTACGTCTTCGACGAGCGAATGAGTATCGATTTCTCGCCGCGCGCCGCGGTGATCGGGAAATGCGCCGAATGTGGATCGCCGACCAATCGGATCGCGAATCATCCCGATCGTCTCGGCCGGGATCTCGCCGTGCTGTGCGCGAGTTGCCGCCCGGTCTCGGCGTGA
- a CDS encoding Lsr2 family protein produces the protein MAKKTKIQIVDDIDGAELDDYETVRWSLDGKSYEFDTSPEHAAEFRDAVATYVAASRVIGGRSTRRASAAKSADTRAIRAWASENGHSVSDRGRIPADIIAAYEAAH, from the coding sequence ATGGCCAAGAAGACCAAGATTCAGATCGTCGACGACATCGACGGCGCCGAACTCGACGACTACGAAACCGTGCGGTGGAGCCTCGACGGCAAGAGCTACGAATTCGACACCTCGCCGGAACACGCCGCCGAATTCCGCGACGCGGTGGCGACCTATGTCGCCGCGTCTCGGGTGATCGGTGGCCGCAGCACCCGCCGCGCATCGGCTGCCAAGTCGGCCGATACCCGCGCGATTCGTGCCTGGGCCAGCGAGAACGGCCACTCGGTGAGCGACCGCGGCCGTATCCCGGCCGACATCATCGCCGCCTACGAGGCCGCGCACTGA
- a CDS encoding ABC transporter substrate-binding protein/permease, with protein sequence MSLQILRRRVLALILVAFSVLALAACGSGDGKNKDGLCAPPGIKSAAAAPQNLNTSEQAVDQYTTAGTLPLDQIDVAKLNLIDPGTLTVGTLSDAPPSICLNSAGTYTGFDNELLKAVAAKLGLKVKFVGTEFAGLLSQVANHRFDVGSSSITTTEDRRKTVGFTNGYDFGYFSLVASQTGAIRGFSDLTGGQRIGVVQGTVQDDYVTNTLKLNPVKFPDYATAYANLKSGQIDAWVAPSQQAEGAIQSGDGMAILEDTFSVNNFVGWATPRGDQPLIDALNSGLDAVIADGTWAKLYTNWVPRELPAGWKPGSKAAPMPQLPDFRQIAADNATNPQSEAVAKKGTLAQLGDTFFNWELYRKAFPDLFKTGLPNTIILALVSGVVGTLAGMLLAVAGISRTRWLRWPARVYTDVFRGLPAVVVILLIGLGIGPLVKNVTGGNPYWLGALALALLAAAYIGEIFRSGIQSVETGQMEAARALGFSYSRSMALVVIPQGVRRVLPALMNQFIVLIKDSSLIYFLGLLASQRELFAVGRDLNANTGNLSPLMAAGLIYLLLTIPLTHLVNYIDKRLRTGKA encoded by the coding sequence ATGTCCCTGCAGATACTCCGCCGGCGGGTACTGGCACTGATCCTCGTCGCATTCAGCGTCCTCGCCCTCGCCGCATGCGGCTCGGGTGACGGCAAGAACAAGGACGGCCTGTGCGCCCCGCCCGGCATCAAATCCGCCGCGGCCGCGCCGCAGAACCTGAACACCTCCGAGCAGGCCGTCGACCAGTACACCACCGCGGGCACCCTGCCGCTGGACCAGATCGACGTCGCCAAGCTGAACCTGATCGATCCGGGCACGCTCACCGTCGGCACCCTCTCCGACGCGCCGCCGAGCATCTGCCTCAACTCCGCCGGTACCTACACCGGCTTCGACAACGAGCTCCTCAAGGCCGTCGCCGCCAAGCTCGGCCTGAAGGTGAAGTTCGTCGGCACCGAATTCGCCGGGCTGCTGTCCCAGGTGGCCAATCACCGCTTCGACGTGGGATCGTCGTCGATCACCACCACCGAGGACCGCCGCAAGACCGTCGGCTTCACCAACGGCTACGACTTCGGGTACTTCTCGCTGGTCGCCTCGCAGACCGGCGCGATCCGCGGCTTCTCCGACCTGACCGGCGGGCAGCGGATCGGCGTGGTCCAGGGCACCGTGCAGGACGACTACGTCACCAACACGCTGAAGCTGAACCCGGTCAAGTTCCCGGACTACGCGACGGCCTACGCCAACCTCAAGAGCGGTCAGATCGACGCCTGGGTGGCCCCCAGCCAGCAGGCCGAGGGCGCCATTCAGTCCGGCGACGGCATGGCCATCCTCGAGGACACCTTCAGCGTCAACAACTTCGTCGGCTGGGCCACGCCGCGCGGTGACCAGCCGCTGATCGACGCGCTCAACAGCGGCCTGGACGCGGTGATCGCCGACGGCACCTGGGCCAAGCTGTACACCAACTGGGTGCCGCGCGAACTGCCCGCCGGCTGGAAGCCCGGCTCCAAGGCCGCGCCGATGCCGCAGCTGCCCGACTTCCGGCAGATCGCCGCCGACAACGCCACCAACCCGCAGTCGGAGGCCGTCGCCAAGAAGGGCACGCTGGCCCAGCTGGGAGACACGTTCTTCAACTGGGAGCTGTACCGCAAGGCCTTCCCCGATCTGTTCAAGACGGGTCTGCCGAACACGATCATCCTGGCCCTGGTGTCGGGCGTCGTCGGCACCCTGGCGGGCATGCTGCTGGCGGTGGCCGGTATCTCCCGGACACGCTGGCTGCGCTGGCCGGCCCGCGTCTACACCGACGTGTTCCGCGGGCTGCCCGCCGTCGTCGTCATCCTGCTCATCGGCCTGGGCATCGGGCCGCTGGTCAAGAACGTGACCGGCGGCAACCCGTACTGGCTCGGCGCACTCGCCCTGGCATTACTGGCGGCGGCCTACATCGGCGAGATCTTCCGGTCCGGAATCCAGAGCGTGGAGACCGGCCAGATGGAAGCGGCCCGCGCCCTCGGCTTCTCGTATTCGCGCTCGATGGCCCTGGTGGTGATCCCGCAGGGCGTGCGGCGCGTGCTGCCCGCCCTGATGAACCAGTTCATCGTGCTGATCAAGGATTCGTCCCTGATCTACTTCCTCGGTCTGCTCGCCAGCCAGCGGGAGTTGTTCGCCGTCGGCCGCGACCTCAACGCGAACACCGGCAATCTCTCCCCGCTGATGGCGGCCGGTCTGATCTACCTGCTGCTGACCATCCCGCTGACCCATCTGGTCAATTACATCGACAAGCGTCTGCGGACCGGAAAGGCCTGA